The genomic segment AGGAGGCCGCGCGGACCGGGCTGGTGGAGATCGCCAAGGCCAACGACTTCGGCAGCACCCAGCTGTGGACCCGCGTGAACAGCCTCGATTCGCCGTGGGTGCTGGACGACCTGATCACCCTGGTCACCGAGATCGGCGACAAGCTCGACGTGATCATGGTGCCGAAGGTGGAGGGCGCGCAGGACATCCACTACGTCGACCGGCTGCTGGCGCAACTGGAGGCGCGGGCCGGGCTGAGCAAGCCGCTGCTGGTGCACGCGATCCTGGAGACCGCGTCCGGCGTGGCCAACGTCGAGGAGATCGCCGGGGCGAGCCCGCGGATGCAGGGGATTTCGCTCGGACCGGCGGACCTGGCGGCGAGCAGGCGGATGAAGACCACCCGGGTGGGGGGCGGACATCCGGGTTACCTGGTGCGCACCGACCCGGTCGGCGAGGACCTGACCACCGGGCGGACCACCTACCAGCAGGACCTGTGGCACTACACCGTGGCGCGGATGGTCGACGCGTGCGCGATGCACGGGATCCTGCCGTACTACGGGCCGTTCGGCGACATCCGCGACGTGGTCGGCTGCGAGGACCAGTTCCGCAACGCGTTCCTGCTCGGGTGCGTGGGCGCGTGGAGCCTGCACCCGGCGCAGATCGACATCGCGAAGCGGGTGTTCTCGCCGTCGCCGGAGGACGTGGCCTGGGCGCGGCGGGTGATCGCCGAGATGGGCGACGGCACCGGCGCGGTGATGATCGACGGGAAGATGCAGGACGACGCCTCGGTGAAGCAGTGCCGGGTGGTGGCGGAGCTGGCCGACGCGCTGGCCGCCTCCGACCCGGAGCTGGCCGAGGCCTACAGGGAGGCGCAGTCTTGAGACCACGCAGGTCCGTGCTCTACATGCCAGGAGCGAACGAGCGCGCGCTGGAGAAGGCGAAGACCCTCCCGGCGGACGCGCTCATCCTCGACCTCGAGGACGCCGTCGCGCCGGACGCCAAGGAAGCGGCCCGCGAGCGGGTGTGCACGGCAGCCGGTTCGTACGGTTCGCGTGAGGTGACCATCCGGGTGAACGGCCTGGACACCGAATGGCACGACGCCGACCTCCGCGCCGCCGCGCAGGCGGGCCCGGCCGCGGTCGTGGTGCCGAAGGTCAACTCGGCGCGCGAGGTGCACAACATCGAGCGCGCGCTCGAACTGGGCGGCGCGCCCGCGGAGACGAAGATCTGGGCGATGCTGGAAACCCCGGTGGCCATGCTGCACGCCGA from the Amycolatopsis magusensis genome contains:
- a CDS encoding HpcH/HpaI aldolase/citrate lyase family protein; translated protein: MRSPKDFFAPLAVGAPEPVRQIPALPSRMIHFFDPSNEKMAAKAPEIAKKVDVLLGNLEDAVKAERKEAARTGLVEIAKANDFGSTQLWTRVNSLDSPWVLDDLITLVTEIGDKLDVIMVPKVEGAQDIHYVDRLLAQLEARAGLSKPLLVHAILETASGVANVEEIAGASPRMQGISLGPADLAASRRMKTTRVGGGHPGYLVRTDPVGEDLTTGRTTYQQDLWHYTVARMVDACAMHGILPYYGPFGDIRDVVGCEDQFRNAFLLGCVGAWSLHPAQIDIAKRVFSPSPEDVAWARRVIAEMGDGTGAVMIDGKMQDDASVKQCRVVAELADALAASDPELAEAYREAQS